A region of bacterium DNA encodes the following proteins:
- a CDS encoding acyl-CoA dehydrogenase family protein: MGFEATLTDAQRMVLGMVRDFCKQEVAPLAAETDRGKFPAETLKKMGRLGLMGLPIPEKYGGAGAGMVAFALATEEVAAACPSTSGIFAAHTSLVCEPLYLFGSEHQKEMYLRPLASGEKLGCFALTEPEVGSDAAAISTAARRAGDHWRVDGAKRFITNGKEADLCLLFAVTDKSRGHKGVSAFIADVESPGFEKGRSEEKLGLGGSSAAELRFEGMELPLDNLLGEEGQGFEVAMKTLDSGRIIVCAQATGFARACLEASVDYARERETFGKPIASYQPIQWKIADMATGVEAARLLYLKAARLYQAGKPFTAEAAMAKVFASDLAQKTASEAVQIHGGNGFMREYPVERYYRAAKVTQIYEGTNEILRQVIAKQLLK; the protein is encoded by the coding sequence GTGGGTTTTGAAGCCACTCTGACGGATGCGCAGCGCATGGTCCTGGGCATGGTGCGGGACTTCTGCAAACAGGAAGTCGCCCCCCTTGCCGCGGAGACGGATCGGGGGAAATTCCCGGCTGAAACGCTGAAGAAGATGGGCCGCCTCGGCCTCATGGGGCTTCCCATCCCCGAGAAATACGGCGGGGCGGGGGCGGGCATGGTCGCCTTCGCCCTCGCGACCGAGGAGGTCGCCGCCGCCTGCCCCTCGACGAGCGGTATCTTCGCCGCCCACACCTCGCTTGTCTGCGAGCCGCTCTATCTTTTCGGAAGCGAGCACCAGAAAGAGATGTACCTTCGGCCGCTGGCCTCGGGCGAGAAGCTCGGCTGCTTTGCCCTCACCGAGCCGGAGGTGGGCTCGGACGCCGCCGCCATCTCCACCGCCGCCCGGCGCGCGGGCGATCACTGGCGGGTGGACGGCGCCAAACGCTTCATCACGAACGGCAAGGAGGCGGACCTGTGCCTCCTCTTCGCCGTGACGGACAAGTCCCGCGGCCACAAGGGGGTCAGCGCCTTCATCGCGGATGTGGAATCGCCCGGCTTCGAGAAGGGCCGCTCCGAGGAAAAACTGGGCCTCGGCGGAAGCTCGGCCGCCGAGCTCAGGTTCGAGGGAATGGAGCTGCCCCTCGACAATCTTCTCGGGGAGGAGGGTCAGGGTTTCGAGGTCGCCATGAAAACCCTCGACTCAGGGCGGATCATCGTCTGCGCCCAGGCGACCGGCTTCGCGCGCGCCTGCCTCGAAGCTTCCGTGGACTACGCCCGCGAGCGCGAGACCTTCGGAAAGCCCATCGCGAGCTACCAGCCCATCCAGTGGAAGATCGCCGACATGGCCACAGGCGTCGAGGCGGCGCGGCTGCTCTACCTCAAGGCGGCCCGGCTCTATCAGGCGGGAAAACCCTTCACCGCCGAGGCCGCCATGGCCAAGGTCTTCGCCTCCGACCTCGCCCAAAAAACCGCGAGCGAGGCCGTCCAGATCCACGGCGGCAACGGCTTCATGCGGGAGTACCCCGTCGAGCGCTACTACCGTGCCGCCAAGGTGACGCAGATCTACGAGGGAACGAACGAGATTCTCCGCCAGGTCATCGCGAAGCAGTTGTTGAAGTAG
- a CDS encoding heterodisulfide reductase-related iron-sulfur binding cluster — MAPTRKVCRNIACGLPLFLLFLLFAASADGFPKEGELLKNPQKVFECTTCHNPHEMPKFALSSQCQSCHTLQKKEFATHIYPMYLLALLPLIFMAHGIWSRFRLWRTGGRASRLDQIPRRIAGLLVEVFGYRRLSRDTYGGLMHLFIFYGFLAELIATSLLAMQEWLRVPFLKGDVYLWYSLLSDSFGLLAIIGIGMAIWRRLFLRPAHLNSLLDDWIALGLLLLVFVQGFVVEGARIAATELRGNPATALWSPVGYLAALTMQNWTPEYLGSFHRFQWWFHVGTAFAFLGYLGFGKINHIWYGLLNIFFRNLEGSGKLTFIDIEATMESDPEAIETLGVEKIEQYSWKGLLDLDACTNCGRCESVCPASLSGVALSPRKLIRDMKDHLTATRENGADRPPLFGEAAEGAPRPAVTEEELWGCRTCGACQRECPVFIEHIPKMVDMRRYLVMMESKTSENARQFLKSMDERMHPWVGAQHNREEWYEDLDVKVLGRGEKAEYLFWVGCTGSMIDRNIQVTRAMVKVMKAGGVDFAILGPEEVCTGDPARRAGGEFTFQMCAKQNIATLDGYGVKKIITTCPHCFNTYKNEYPDFGGRYEVVHHTELIAELIKNGRLKLTKSLESVTFHDSCYLARHNGVTDAPREVLHQIAAPGEFQELGRNRDSALCCGAGGGYAWMDDDPKQRINHMRLNDVKACGAKTAAVSCPFCMQMFDDALKALDPEKNIRAADIAELVAEALEE; from the coding sequence ATGGCTCCCACGCGGAAAGTTTGCCGGAACATCGCCTGCGGGCTGCCGCTCTTTCTGCTGTTCCTCCTGTTCGCCGCCTCCGCCGACGGGTTTCCGAAAGAAGGCGAACTGCTGAAAAACCCCCAAAAAGTTTTCGAGTGCACCACCTGCCACAACCCGCACGAGATGCCCAAGTTCGCCCTGAGCTCCCAGTGCCAAAGCTGCCACACGCTGCAGAAGAAAGAATTCGCGACGCACATCTATCCCATGTATCTTCTCGCCCTGCTCCCCTTGATCTTCATGGCGCACGGCATCTGGTCGCGCTTCCGCCTGTGGCGTACCGGCGGCCGGGCGAGCCGGCTGGACCAGATCCCCAGACGCATCGCCGGCCTCCTGGTGGAGGTCTTCGGCTACCGCCGCCTCTCGCGGGACACCTACGGCGGCCTCATGCACCTTTTCATCTTCTACGGCTTCCTCGCCGAGCTGATCGCCACCTCTCTCCTTGCCATGCAAGAATGGCTGAGGGTCCCCTTCCTCAAGGGAGATGTCTATCTCTGGTACTCGCTGCTGAGCGACAGCTTCGGCCTGCTGGCCATCATCGGGATCGGGATGGCCATCTGGCGGCGCCTCTTCCTGCGCCCCGCGCACCTCAACTCGCTCCTCGATGACTGGATCGCGCTCGGGCTCCTGCTCCTCGTTTTCGTTCAGGGATTCGTCGTGGAGGGCGCGCGCATCGCCGCGACCGAACTCAGGGGCAACCCCGCGACGGCGCTCTGGTCGCCGGTGGGATATTTGGCCGCCCTCACCATGCAAAACTGGACCCCGGAGTACCTGGGCAGCTTCCACCGCTTCCAGTGGTGGTTCCACGTGGGGACGGCGTTCGCCTTCCTCGGCTATCTGGGATTCGGAAAGATCAACCACATCTGGTACGGCCTGCTGAACATCTTCTTCCGCAATCTCGAGGGCAGCGGAAAGCTCACCTTCATCGACATCGAGGCGACGATGGAGAGCGACCCCGAGGCCATCGAAACCCTCGGCGTCGAAAAGATCGAGCAGTACAGCTGGAAGGGCTTGCTTGATCTGGACGCATGCACCAACTGCGGAAGGTGCGAGTCGGTCTGCCCGGCGAGCCTGAGCGGCGTCGCGCTGAGCCCGCGCAAGCTCATCCGCGACATGAAGGATCATCTGACAGCCACCCGGGAAAACGGCGCGGACCGGCCGCCTCTTTTCGGCGAGGCCGCGGAGGGCGCCCCCCGGCCCGCCGTGACCGAGGAAGAACTCTGGGGCTGCCGCACCTGCGGCGCCTGCCAGCGGGAGTGCCCGGTATTCATCGAGCACATCCCCAAGATGGTGGACATGCGCCGCTACCTCGTCATGATGGAATCAAAGACGAGCGAGAACGCGCGCCAGTTCCTCAAGTCCATGGACGAGCGGATGCACCCCTGGGTGGGCGCACAGCACAACCGCGAGGAGTGGTACGAGGACCTCGACGTCAAAGTGCTCGGCCGGGGAGAGAAGGCCGAGTATCTTTTCTGGGTGGGCTGCACGGGCTCAATGATCGACCGGAACATTCAGGTCACCCGCGCCATGGTGAAGGTCATGAAGGCGGGCGGGGTGGACTTCGCCATCCTCGGCCCCGAGGAGGTCTGCACGGGAGACCCTGCAAGGCGCGCGGGCGGGGAATTCACCTTTCAGATGTGCGCCAAGCAGAACATCGCCACCCTGGATGGCTACGGGGTGAAGAAAATCATCACCACCTGCCCCCACTGCTTCAACACCTATAAAAACGAGTACCCCGACTTCGGCGGCCGCTACGAGGTCGTCCACCACACCGAGCTCATCGCCGAATTGATCAAGAATGGCCGGCTCAAGCTCACGAAGAGCCTCGAGAGCGTCACCTTCCACGATTCCTGCTACCTCGCCCGGCACAACGGCGTCACGGACGCCCCGCGCGAGGTGCTCCACCAGATCGCCGCGCCGGGAGAATTCCAGGAACTCGGGCGGAACCGCGACAGCGCCCTCTGCTGCGGCGCCGGGGGGGGCTACGCCTGGATGGACGATGACCCCAAGCAGCGCATCAACCACATGCGCCTGAACGATGTGAAGGCCTGCGGCGCGAAAACGGCCGCCGTCTCTTGCCCCTTCTGCATGCAGATGTTCGACGACGCCCTCAAGGCGCTCGATCCGGAAAAAAACATCCGCGCCGCCGACATCGCCGAGCTCGTCGCCGAGGCGCTGGAGGAGTAG